One Pagrus major chromosome 15, Pma_NU_1.0 DNA window includes the following coding sequences:
- the LOC141009160 gene encoding transmembrane protein 14A-like: protein MAVDWIGFGYAAAIAFGGFMGYKRKGSVMSLMAGLVFGSLSAYGAYNISNDTKDIKISLLSSGLLSLVMGMRYKKSGKLMPAGLMSGLSLLMVFRLLLLIMV from the exons ATGGCCGTGGACTGGATTGGATTCGGCTATGCCGCAGCGATCGCCTTTGGAGGATTTATGGGATACAAGAGAAAAG GAAGTGTGATGTCCCTGATGGCTGGTTTGGTTTTTGGCTCGTTGTCTGCTTATGGGGCGTACAACATCTCTAATGACACAAAGGACATCAAGATCTCCTTGT TGAGCTCTGGACTCCTTTCACTCGTAATGGGAATGAGATACAAAAAGTCTGGGAAATTAATGCCTGCTGGCCTGATGTCAGGGCTAAG TTTGTTGATGGTGTTTCGGCTGTTGCTGCTCATCATGGTGTGA
- the LOC141009159 gene encoding glutathione S-transferase 3-like, giving the protein MAGKVVLHYFNGRGKMESIRWLLTVAEVEFDEVHLTTRDQLKQLLSDGDLMFQQVPMVEIDGMKLIQTKAILNYIAEKYNLHGKDLKDRVMINMYSEGVMDLMEMIMMLPFTPDPKPKLANIEAKATERYLPVFEKVLSGQIYLVGGKVSVADVLLFECTLMLEEKFAGILGDFRNVKAFQGRMTRIPAIDEFLKPGSKRKPQPDDQYVKTVMEVFDIKSLP; this is encoded by the exons ATGGCTGGAAAAGTTGTGCTGCACTACTTCAATGGGAGAGGGAAAATGGAGTCAATCCGCTGGCTTTTGACAGTTGCAGAAGTGGAG TTTGACGAGGTGCATCTGACAACTCGTGACCAGTTAAAACAACTCCTCAGTG ACGGAGATCTCATGTTTCAGCAAGTTCCCATGGTGGAGATTGATGGCATGAAGCTTATTCAGACAAAGGCCATCCTGAATTACATCGCTGAGAAGTACAATCTTCATGGAAAAGATCTCAAAGACCGTGTCAT GATCAACATGTACTCAGAGGGAGTGATGGATCTCATGGAGATGATCATGATGTTGCCCTTCACTCCAGATCCAAAACCAAAACTGGCCAACATTGAAGCTAAAGCAACAGAGCGCTACCTTCCAGTGTTCGAAAAG GTGCTGTCTGGGCAGATCTACCTGGTGGGAGGTAAAGTAAGCGTTGCAGACGTGCTGCTGTTTGAATGCACCCTGATGTTGGAGGAGAAATTTGCTGGAATCCTTGGCGACTTTCGCAACGTAAAG GCTTTCCAGGGCAGGATGACCAGGATTCCCGCCATCGACGAGTTCCTGAAGCCAGGAAGCAAGAGGAAGCCGCAGCCAGATGATCAGTACGTGAAGACCGTCATGGAGGTGTTTGACATCAAGTCACTGCCATGA